In Pseudomonas sp. DNDY-54, a genomic segment contains:
- a CDS encoding D-alanine--D-alanine ligase, with translation MTALRSTREPQAFGRVAVLYGGKSAEREVSLKSGAAVLAALQAAGVDAFGIDVGDDLLVRLSNERIDRAFIVLHGRGGEDGSMQGLLECAGIPYTGSGILASALAMDKLRTKQVWQSLGLPTPRHAVLASEADCHAAAESLGFPLIVKPAHEGSSIGMAKVAGIAELIAAWRAASAYDSQVLVEQWIQGPEFTIATLRGAVLPPIGLGTPHTFYDYDAKYLANDTQYRIPCGLDSETEQALKELSARACDAVGIKGWARVDVMQDSAGAFWLLEVNTVPGMTDHSLVPMAARAAGLDFQQLVLAILDASMAAGN, from the coding sequence ATGACTGCCCTGCGATCGACTCGTGAACCCCAGGCGTTCGGCCGGGTTGCCGTGCTCTACGGCGGCAAGAGCGCTGAGCGAGAAGTGTCTTTGAAGTCCGGCGCTGCGGTGCTCGCCGCCTTGCAGGCCGCCGGCGTCGACGCGTTCGGCATTGACGTAGGCGACGATCTGCTAGTGCGTCTGAGCAATGAGCGCATCGACCGGGCGTTCATCGTGCTGCACGGTCGAGGCGGGGAAGACGGCAGCATGCAGGGTCTGCTCGAGTGCGCAGGGATTCCCTACACCGGCAGCGGCATTCTTGCCTCGGCACTGGCGATGGATAAGTTGCGGACCAAGCAGGTCTGGCAAAGCCTCGGTCTACCCACCCCACGACATGCCGTGTTGGCGAGCGAGGCGGATTGCCACGCTGCGGCAGAGAGCCTGGGTTTCCCATTGATCGTCAAGCCGGCGCACGAGGGATCGAGTATCGGCATGGCGAAGGTTGCCGGGATCGCCGAGTTGATCGCCGCGTGGCGTGCTGCTAGCGCATACGACTCCCAAGTCCTGGTTGAGCAGTGGATTCAGGGCCCTGAATTCACCATCGCCACGCTCCGCGGAGCGGTGTTGCCACCGATTGGCTTGGGTACACCTCACACCTTTTACGATTACGACGCCAAGTACCTGGCCAACGATACCCAGTACCGCATCCCTTGCGGGCTGGATTCGGAGACGGAGCAGGCACTCAAAGAGCTTTCCGCTCGCGCTTGCGACGCGGTCGGTATCAAGGGCTGGGCACGTGTCGATGTCATGCAGGACAGCGCGGGTGCCTTTTGGCTGTTGGAAGTCAATACGGTGCCGGGGATGACGGACCACAGTCTCGTGCCGATGGCCGCGCGCGCTGCAGGTCTGGATTTCCAGCAGCTGGTACTGGCGATTCTCGATGCCAGCATGGCGGCAGGGAACTGA
- a CDS encoding cell division protein FtsQ/DivIB, whose translation MITTLRHSQPGTGRASRKPVQRGASRLVQREPLSARVPRPSLSSLKRVLWPVMLVALAVGLYELGERLAPYADRPISQVSVRGELTYVDQQAVQARMAPFVEASFFKVDLDALRRDLEQMPWIAHVEARRIWPDEVMVRLDEQLPIARWGDESLLNNNGQAFAPNDLTQYEHLPQLYGPKRAQQRVMQQYQMLSQMLRPLGFSIARLELRARGSWFATTKQGVELLLGRDQIIEKMRRFTAIYQQELAQESERIARIDLRYANGLAVAWHEPSPTAAGDPSLRRIEE comes from the coding sequence ATGATCACGACGCTGCGTCACTCTCAACCCGGAACCGGCCGCGCTTCGCGCAAGCCGGTGCAGCGGGGCGCGAGCCGTCTGGTCCAGCGTGAGCCATTGTCTGCGCGCGTGCCGCGCCCAAGCCTGAGCTCGCTCAAGCGAGTCCTCTGGCCAGTGATGCTGGTGGCGCTTGCCGTGGGACTTTATGAGCTTGGCGAGCGTCTCGCACCCTATGCCGACCGGCCGATCTCCCAAGTCAGCGTTCGGGGTGAGCTGACCTATGTCGATCAGCAGGCGGTACAGGCGCGAATGGCGCCTTTCGTCGAGGCCAGCTTCTTCAAAGTCGATCTCGATGCGCTGCGACGTGATCTCGAACAGATGCCATGGATAGCGCACGTCGAGGCACGGCGGATCTGGCCAGACGAGGTCATGGTGCGTCTCGACGAGCAGTTGCCGATCGCCCGCTGGGGCGACGAGTCGCTGCTGAACAACAATGGTCAGGCTTTCGCACCCAATGACCTCACTCAGTATGAACACTTGCCGCAGTTATATGGTCCGAAGCGGGCCCAGCAGCGGGTCATGCAGCAATACCAGATGCTGAGCCAGATGCTGCGGCCCTTGGGTTTTTCAATCGCGCGTTTGGAGTTGCGTGCACGGGGCAGCTGGTTTGCGACGACCAAGCAGGGCGTCGAGCTGCTACTGGGAAGAGATCAGATAATCGAAAAAATGCGGCGCTTCACTGCCATTTACCAGCAAGAGCTGGCGCAGGAGAGCGAAAGAATTGCGCGGATCGATCTTCGCTACGCCAATGGCCTCGCCGTTGCGTGGCACGAGCCGAGCCCGACCGCGGCGGGAGATCCGTCGTTGCGAAGAATTGAGGAATGA